One segment of Rhodospirillaceae bacterium DNA contains the following:
- a CDS encoding exopolyphosphatase, translating to MFMSEGKYRLVTRSDFDGLVCAVLFKEMDMIDEIKFVHPKDMQDGTILVSENDITTNLPYVKGVHLAFDHHSSETVRLDEQSDDYIIDPDAPSAARVVYNYYGKDKLPDISDEMMDAVDKSDSAQFSVDEILEPTGWVLLNYIMDARTGLGRYRDFSVSNYQLMMQLIDYCRGHTVEEILNLADVKERVDMYREHLEPAKEQIKRCTKVQGNLATLDLRYEDTIFATNRFILYALFPDTNISIHAIWGLNRLNTVYAVGKSIVNRTSNTNIGELMLTYGGGGHENAGTCQIENEDADTVLEELVKKITADG from the coding sequence ATGTTCATGAGCGAAGGCAAATACAGGCTTGTAACGCGAAGTGATTTTGACGGTCTGGTCTGTGCCGTTCTGTTTAAGGAAATGGACATGATTGATGAAATCAAATTCGTCCATCCCAAGGATATGCAGGATGGTACGATTTTGGTTTCGGAAAATGACATCACCACCAACTTGCCGTATGTCAAAGGTGTCCACTTGGCCTTTGACCATCATTCCAGTGAAACTGTTCGCCTGGACGAGCAGTCTGACGATTACATCATCGATCCGGACGCCCCATCGGCGGCGCGGGTTGTCTACAATTACTACGGTAAGGACAAGCTGCCTGATATATCAGACGAGATGATGGACGCGGTCGATAAAAGTGACTCGGCCCAGTTCAGTGTCGACGAAATTCTCGAACCCACAGGGTGGGTGCTGCTCAACTACATTATGGACGCCCGCACCGGGCTTGGCCGTTATCGTGATTTCAGCGTTTCCAATTATCAGTTGATGATGCAACTGATTGATTATTGCCGGGGTCACACGGTTGAAGAAATTCTCAACCTGGCTGATGTTAAAGAGCGCGTCGACATGTACAGGGAACATCTGGAACCCGCCAAAGAGCAAATCAAACGATGCACCAAAGTTCAGGGCAATCTGGCAACGCTTGATCTTCGCTACGAGGATACGATCTTCGCGACCAACCGTTTCATCCTGTATGCGCTGTTTCCAGACACCAACATCTCCATTCACGCCATCTGGGGGCTTAATCGCCTGAATACGGTTTATGCGGTTGGTAAATCGATTGTTAACCGTACATCGAATACCAATATTGGTGAATTGATGCTCACATACGGCGGTGGCGGTCATGAAAATGCCGGAACCTGTCAGATTGAAAATGAAGATGCCGACACGGTTCTTGAAGAGTTGGTTAAGAAAATTACCGCTGACGGCTGA
- a CDS encoding MBL fold metallo-hydrolase yields the protein MPLPFQLDHINLWVLEDGEGWTLVDTGINREEVRAAWEVLFAGPLKSRPVKRVIVTHFHPDHMGLAGWLTEKFGVEMWTTQTEWATASNLYVDGDPEHTTRARDFYHAAGFGVDLMAEVDKRQNPYPKRISPVPETFHKIEDGDIIEIDGLDWRIIVGTGHSPEHACLYRSEDHILISGDQILPKITPNVSVWPQFPEKNPLDLFLTSLDKFRGLDPETLVLPSHNWPFRGLHERLDQLAHHHDERLDDVVRACAEPLNATQVLGHLFKRELDSHQLFFAIGESLAHLHYLIGQGRMVKETGPDGVDLFQASN from the coding sequence ATGCCGCTGCCTTTCCAGCTTGATCACATTAACCTGTGGGTGCTGGAAGACGGCGAGGGCTGGACCCTCGTCGATACAGGTATCAACCGCGAGGAAGTCCGCGCCGCCTGGGAGGTGTTGTTTGCTGGGCCGCTTAAATCCCGCCCGGTGAAACGTGTCATCGTTACCCATTTTCATCCCGACCACATGGGGCTGGCCGGCTGGTTGACGGAAAAATTCGGCGTTGAAATGTGGACGACGCAAACCGAATGGGCGACAGCAAGCAACCTGTACGTTGACGGTGATCCCGAACACACCACTCGCGCCCGCGACTTTTATCACGCAGCGGGTTTCGGCGTCGATCTGATGGCCGAAGTCGATAAGCGCCAGAACCCGTATCCGAAACGCATCTCGCCGGTGCCTGAAACTTTCCACAAAATCGAGGACGGCGATATCATCGAGATCGACGGTCTGGACTGGCGGATCATCGTCGGCACCGGCCATTCACCCGAACACGCTTGCCTGTATCGCAGCGAGGATCATATTTTGATTTCCGGCGATCAGATATTGCCGAAAATCACCCCCAACGTCAGCGTCTGGCCGCAGTTTCCTGAAAAGAACCCGCTCGACCTGTTTCTGACCAGCCTGGATAAATTTCGCGGCCTTGACCCTGAAACTCTTGTCCTGCCCAGTCACAACTGGCCGTTTCGTGGTCTCCATGAGCGCCTCGATCAATTGGCTCATCACCATGATGAGCGCTTGGATGATGTGGTCCGTGCCTGCGCAGAACCGCTGAACGCAACCCAGGTTCTGGGGCACCTGTTCAAGCGTGAGCTGGATTCCCACCAGTTGTTTTTCGCCATCGGCGAAAGTCTGGCCCACCTGCATTACCTGATCGGGCAGGGCCGCATGGTCAAGGAAACGGGGCCGGACGGTGTCGACCTGTTCCAGGCTTCAAACTGA
- a CDS encoding polymer-forming cytoskeletal protein: MVVAAFKDDIPSFPTGLSTSTDSDGDALRDMEIAGAVDGDIAGRTITVLESGSIHGTVGADTVVISGTVNGSISAHNIELLATARVKGELHYDNLTVTPGAHMQAQCIPAAA, translated from the coding sequence ATGGTGGTTGCCGCTTTTAAAGATGACATCCCGAGTTTCCCGACCGGTCTGTCTACAAGTACAGACAGTGACGGTGATGCTCTTCGTGATATGGAAATTGCAGGTGCCGTCGATGGCGACATTGCCGGGCGCACCATTACCGTACTGGAAAGCGGTTCCATCCATGGCACCGTCGGCGCCGACACGGTTGTCATCAGTGGCACCGTCAACGGCTCGATCAGTGCCCATAACATTGAACTGCTGGCAACCGCCCGCGTCAAAGGTGAGTTGCACTATGACAACCTGACCGTCACACCGGGCGCGCACATGCAAGCCCAGTGCATTCCGGCGGCTGCTTAA
- the sat gene encoding sulfate adenylyltransferase, translated as MSKLVSPHGGGELKSLLVAEVERAAELERARGLKQVPMTSKETSDVLMFAMAAYTPLDGFMNEADWKGVCADMKMADGLFWPIPITLSAAQGLADSIGIGEEVALIDGESGDIMAVMQVSEKYAIDKEFECQHVYTTTDTAHPGVAKVMEQEAVNLGGSVRVLNEGEYKEKYSDLYFSCAESRALFTQKGWSQVAAFQTRNPMHRSHEYLAKIAVEITDGVFIHQVLGKLKAGDIPAETRTKAIQAMIDNYFVDGTVIQGGYPIEMRYAGPREALIHALIRQNFGCSHLIVGRDHAGVGDYYGPFDAHHIFDSLWDGALETLPLKIDITFYCTKCYGMATAKTCPHDKADQVHISGTQQREMLTAGEDIPPEFSRPEVIKVLQDFYASQK; from the coding sequence ATGTCGAAGCTGGTGTCGCCTCACGGTGGCGGAGAACTTAAATCTCTTTTAGTTGCTGAAGTCGAACGCGCCGCTGAACTTGAGCGTGCCCGTGGTTTGAAACAAGTTCCGATGACGTCGAAGGAAACTTCCGACGTTCTGATGTTCGCCATGGCCGCCTACACGCCGCTGGATGGCTTCATGAACGAAGCCGACTGGAAAGGCGTTTGCGCCGACATGAAAATGGCTGATGGACTGTTCTGGCCGATCCCGATCACCTTGTCAGCAGCTCAAGGTTTAGCCGACAGCATTGGTATTGGTGAAGAAGTCGCCCTGATTGACGGCGAAAGCGGCGACATCATGGCGGTTATGCAGGTCTCCGAAAAATACGCCATCGACAAGGAATTTGAGTGCCAGCACGTGTACACCACCACCGACACGGCCCACCCCGGCGTCGCCAAGGTGATGGAGCAGGAAGCGGTCAATCTGGGTGGTTCTGTCCGGGTGCTCAACGAGGGTGAATACAAGGAAAAATACAGTGATTTGTATTTCAGTTGCGCCGAATCGCGGGCCTTGTTTACGCAGAAAGGCTGGTCGCAGGTCGCCGCTTTCCAGACCCGCAATCCCATGCACCGTAGCCACGAGTATCTGGCCAAGATCGCCGTTGAAATTACCGATGGCGTGTTCATTCATCAGGTCTTGGGCAAACTGAAAGCGGGCGATATTCCGGCCGAAACCCGGACCAAGGCCATTCAGGCGATGATCGATAACTATTTCGTCGATGGCACCGTTATTCAGGGTGGTTATCCCATTGAGATGCGTTACGCGGGGCCGCGCGAAGCACTGATCCACGCCCTTATCCGCCAAAACTTTGGTTGCTCACACCTGATCGTCGGGCGCGATCATGCCGGAGTCGGCGATTATTACGGCCCCTTCGACGCCCATCATATCTTTGACAGCTTGTGGGACGGGGCGCTTGAAACCCTGCCTCTTAAAATCGACATCACCTTTTATTGCACCAAGTGCTACGGCATGGCGACGGCCAAAACCTGCCCACACGACAAGGCCGACCAGGTTCATATCTCGGGCACCCAGCAACGCGAAATGCTGACCGCCGGGGAAGATATCCCGCCTGAATTCAGCCGCCCTGAAGTGATTAAGGTATTGCAGGATTTTTATGCATCGCAAAAGTAA
- a CDS encoding S41 family peptidase has translation MRVRYDYVRDVPESVLVDTAIQGIEESEPKPMPGKVEPAVLIEAALDKMMTSLDPHSSYLNPDELKEMKVSNRGEFGGLGIEVTMDGDFVKVVSPIEDTPASRAGLISGDLISHLDGEPIKGKSLMQAVRLMRGKPNTIIRLTVNRAKLAPFDVEIRRAIINVRSVRWRLEGDIGYIRVVSFSEKVAPGIDAAMEEISDKLGSELAGVVLDLRNNPGGLLHQSLTLSDAFLEHGTIVSVRGRRPGNERVFEAERGDLADGLPLVVLINPGSASASEIVAAALQDHGRAVIMGQQSFGKGSVQTITPLPQEGALRLTTQLYYSPTGHAIQARGVTPDIEIIPMPVSEPKDQPVAKAEPKDEDEDEAADAAKVVRRREADLPGALAAVGDEESHPHPKLPAENCVPVGEKEDRTLGCALALIHAGSQAKFLVSVKQTLAN, from the coding sequence ATGCGGGTGCGCTACGATTATGTTCGCGACGTGCCGGAATCCGTCCTTGTCGATACGGCCATCCAGGGCATCGAGGAAAGCGAGCCCAAACCCATGCCCGGCAAGGTCGAACCCGCCGTGCTGATCGAGGCGGCGCTGGACAAGATGATGACCTCCCTTGATCCCCATTCCAGTTATCTGAACCCCGATGAACTGAAGGAAATGAAAGTTTCCAACCGTGGCGAATTTGGCGGTCTAGGTATTGAAGTCACCATGGACGGCGATTTCGTCAAGGTCGTCTCGCCAATTGAAGATACCCCGGCTTCCCGTGCTGGCCTGATATCGGGTGACCTGATTTCCCACCTTGATGGTGAGCCGATCAAGGGAAAATCATTGATGCAGGCGGTCCGTTTGATGCGTGGCAAGCCCAATACGATCATTCGCCTGACCGTCAACCGCGCCAAGCTTGCTCCTTTCGATGTGGAAATCCGACGCGCCATTATTAACGTGCGTTCGGTGCGCTGGCGTCTGGAAGGTGACATCGGTTATATCCGGGTCGTCAGTTTCTCTGAAAAAGTGGCCCCGGGCATCGATGCGGCGATGGAAGAAATCAGCGACAAACTGGGTTCCGAACTGGCCGGTGTGGTTCTTGATTTAAGGAACAATCCCGGCGGCCTTTTGCACCAGTCGTTGACCCTGTCCGATGCTTTTCTTGAGCATGGCACCATCGTTTCGGTGCGTGGGCGCAGGCCCGGAAACGAGCGGGTGTTTGAAGCGGAGCGTGGCGACCTGGCTGATGGTTTGCCACTGGTCGTGCTGATCAATCCGGGCTCTGCTTCGGCTTCCGAAATTGTCGCTGCGGCTTTGCAAGACCACGGTCGGGCGGTGATCATGGGCCAGCAGTCTTTCGGCAAAGGCTCGGTCCAGACCATAACGCCATTACCCCAGGAAGGCGCTCTTCGCCTGACCACCCAGCTTTATTATTCACCCACCGGCCACGCCATTCAGGCCCGCGGGGTTACCCCGGACATCGAAATTATCCCGATGCCTGTGTCTGAGCCAAAAGACCAACCGGTTGCCAAGGCCGAACCCAAGGACGAGGACGAGGACGAGGCCGCAGACGCGGCCAAGGTCGTGCGTCGCCGTGAGGCTGATTTGCCCGGCGCCCTTGCCGCCGTCGGTGACGAAGAATCCCATCCCCATCCAAAACTTCCGGCCGAAAACTGCGTGCCTGTCGGCGAAAAAGAGGACCGGACCCTGGGCTGCGCCCTTGCTTTGATCCACGCCGGTTCGCAGGCGAAGTTTCTGGTTTCGGTCAAACAAACCCTCGCCAACTAG
- a CDS encoding thermonuclease family protein — protein sequence MARALILTLLLVLQASPAQSDEITGKGRAIDGDSLTIDGAEIRLYGIDAPELAQTCTTKKGKLQQCGDLARQMLDTLTKNVNVKCQTQTTDTDGKMAAICFAGPFDINEQMVAAGWAFPLMNEVAAYERAEKFARARAEGIWRGTFIPPAQWREQNPGQ from the coding sequence ATGGCCCGCGCCCTTATCCTCACCTTGTTGCTTGTTCTTCAGGCAAGCCCGGCCCAGAGCGATGAGATCACCGGCAAGGGCCGTGCCATTGATGGTGATAGTCTGACGATCGACGGGGCGGAAATCCGTCTGTACGGCATTGACGCGCCGGAACTGGCCCAGACCTGCACCACCAAAAAAGGCAAGCTGCAACAGTGCGGCGATCTTGCCCGCCAGATGCTGGATACCTTAACCAAAAATGTGAACGTCAAATGCCAGACACAAACCACGGATACGGACGGGAAAATGGCGGCGATTTGCTTCGCCGGGCCGTTTGATATCAACGAGCAGATGGTGGCGGCCGGTTGGGCGTTTCCGCTAATGAATGAAGTGGCGGCTTACGAGCGGGCCGAAAAATTCGCCCGGGCCCGGGCCGAGGGTATCTGGCGTGGTACTTTTATTCCGCCGGCCCAGTGGCGCGAACAAAATCCCGGACAGTAA